Below is a window of Planctomycetes bacterium MalM25 DNA.
TCGGCGGCGTCGGCCAGGTGCTGGCCGACCGAGGTCGGGTCGGGCAGGTAGACCTGCGAAATAACCAGGATGCGGGGGCGTTTGGACATGCCGCTAGTTTAATTTCATAAGGGAACCGCCGAGGACGCCAAGGGCGCCAAGACGCGACGGATCGAAGAGTCGGGGTCCGGTCGTGCCGGCTAGGCGGGTCTGTAGGAGGCGTCTCCGACGCCGATGACGCGTTGCCTGCCGCATCCCACTGAAACCCCGCAATCGGCTTGGGGCTACGAGGCTTGCTGGCTTTCCAGGTCCGCGCGGACCATCATCCGGGCCAGCTCGGGCGCGCAAATGGTCGGCTTCCAGCCGAGGACGCGCTCCGCCTTCGAGGCGTCGCCGCAGAGCGAGTCGACCTCGGTGGGGCGGAAGTACCGCGGATCGACCTCGATCAGCGTCCGCCCCTCCGCGTCCACGCCCCGCTCGTCCAAGCCGCTCCCCTGCCAGGTGAGGGGCAAGCCGATCTCCGCGAAGCAATGGTCGCAGAACTCGCGCACCGAGCAGGTCTTGCCCGTGGCGATCACGAAGTCGTCCGGCGTGTCCGCTTGGAGCATCCGCCACATCGCCTCGACGTAGTCGCCGGCGAATCCCCAGTCACGGCGGGCGTCGAGGTTGCCCAGGAAGAGCCGGTCCTGCACGCCCGAGCGGATCCGCGCGGCGGCGTGGCTGATCTTGCGTGTGACAAAGGTCTCACCTCGCCGGGGCGACTCGTGGTTGAACAGCAGCCCGCTCACCGCGAACAGGCCGTACGCCTCGCGGTGGTTGCGCGTCACGTAATGAGCGAACGCCTTCGCGGCGGCGTAGGGGCTGCGGGGGCGGAACGGGGTCGACTCGTTCTGCGGCGACTCGTCCGCATCGCCGTACATCTCCGACGACGACGCTTGGTAGAAACGGCAATCGAGACCGAGCTCATGGATCGCGCCGAGCAACCGGACCACGCCCACGCCCGTGATGTCGCTCGTGTACTCGGGCGTCTCGAACGAGACCTTCACGTGCGACTGCGCGGCGAGGTTGTAAACCTCGTGGGGGCGAGCCTCGGCGAGCGCCGAGCGGATCGAGCCCGTGTCCGCCAGGTCACCGTACACAAGCTTCAAACGACGCTGGGGCTCGTGCGGGTCTTGGTAGAGGTGATCGATCCGCCCCGTGTTGAACGACGAGCTGCGGCGGATCATCCCCCAGACCTCGTACCCCTTGGCGAGCAGCAACTCGGCCAGGTACGAGCCGTCCTGACCGGTGACCCCGGTGATGAACGCGCGCTTCGGTTCTTCGTTTTCAGGCATCGAATCGAATCAGAGGGGGGGACCACCGTGCGTTCGGGCCGCTGGGGTCGCTTGTGTCAGGCGGGGCGTTCTGGGTGGGATCGGTACCATTCATACGTCTTTCGCAGGCCCTCGGCCAGCCCGGTGCGGTGGCGCCAGCCGAGCGCGTGAAGACGCGTCACGTCGAGCAGCTTGCGAGCCGGTCCGTCGGGCATCGACGTGTCGTAGTCAACGCGCGCCTCGGGGCAGACGGTCTGGCGGACGAGGTCCGCCAGCTCTTTGATCGTCACGTCCTCGCCGCAACCGACGTTGATCGGCGCTTCGTCGTCGTAGTTCTCCAAGAGAAACAGACAGGCGTCGGCCAGGTCGTCCACGTAGAGGAACTCGCGGCGGGGCGAGCCGGTCCCCCAGAGCTGGACCGCGGGGTCATCTTGCTGCGCCGCGTTGTGGAACTTCAGCAGCATGCCGGCGACGACATGCGATCCGACCGGGTCGAAGTTGTCGTTCGGCCCGTACAGGTTGGTCGGCATCGCGGCGATGAACCGGCAGCCGTGCTGGCGGCGGTAAGCCTGGCACGCCTTCACCCCGGCGATCTTCGCGATGGCGTACGCCTCGTTGGTCGGCTCGAGCGGACCCGAGAGGAGGTGCTCCTCCCGCATCGGCTGCGGGCAGCCGGGCGGGTAGACGCAGCTGCTGCCGAGGTAGAGCAGCCGCTCCACCCCGGTGCGCCACGCGGCCCGCATCACGGTCGCGTGGATCATCAGGTTGTCGTAGAGGAACTCCGCGGGGCGGGTCCGGTTCGCCTGGATGCCGCCGACCGTCCCCGCGGCGTGGACGACGTGCTCCGGACGGTGCTCGTCGAACCAGGCGTCGACGGCGGCTTGGTCGCGGAGGTCACACGCTTGCCGGGTCGCGGTGAGCAGGTTGGTGAATCCGGCCTCCTCGAAGCGGCGCACGAGAGCCGACCCGACCATGCCACGGTGGCCGGAGATATAGACGCGCGCGCTGCGTGGGATCGGTTCAGAAGGCATGGTAAACGAGCTCGCGAAAGGCTCTGAACCAAGATAAATCGCTAGTTTGCCGCTAGCCCCGACCAAGCTTGGTCGGGGTTACTCCCCAACTAAACGCCTTATCACAAAACAAGAAGGCCGCGTGGTGAAGCGGGCTCCACCACGCGGCCTCGTTCGTTCAACCGTCACACAGCCGATCAGACCGTGGCGCCGTGCTTCGCGAGGTACTCGGCGTGGATCCAGTTGTAGGTCTTCTCCATGCCGTCCCGCAGCTTGATTCCGGGCGCCCAGCCGAGGAGCTCCTGGATCAGCGTGTTGTCGCTGTTGCGACCGTTCACGCCCTTGGGGGCGTCGAGGTTGTGGTCGCGGGTGATCTCGATGCCGGCGATCTCGGCGACCATCTCGGTGAGGCCCGTGATGGTGACGATCTCGTCCGAGCCGAGGTTGATCGGCTCGAGGATGTCCGACTCGGTGATCTTGAGGATGCCCTCGACGCAGTCGTCGATGTACATGAAGCTGCGGGTCTGCTTGCCGTCGCCCCAGACCTCGATGTTGTGGTCGCCGGTCTCCTTGGCGTGGATCACCTTACGGCAGATCGCGGCGGGCGCCTTCTCACGGCCGCCGTCCCACGTGCCGTACGGGCCGTACACGTTGTGGAAGCGGGCGACGCGGGTCGTGAGGCCGTAGTCCTCACGGAAGTGGCGGCACATCCGCTCGCTGAACAGCTTCTCCCAGCCGTAGCCGTCCTCGGGCATCGCGGGGTAGGCGTCGGCCTCCTTGAGGGGGACCACGTCCTCGCACTTCTGCTTGTCCGCGTTGTAAACGCACGCGCTCGAGGCGTAGAAGAACCGATCCACGCCGGCGTCCTTGGCCGCTTCCAAGAGGTGCGTGTTGATCAGCACGCTCAGCATGCAGAGCGCCTTGTTGTTCTCGATAAAGCCCATGCCGCCCATGTCGGCGGCCAGGTTGTAGACCCGGTCGGCGTCCTGGCAGGCGGCGACGCAAGCCTCTTTGAGCTTCAGGTCGGCGACCACGTTCTCGACGCCGTCGTGGACCTGGTACCACTCACTGGTCGGCTTGATGTCGACGCAGCGGATGCGGGTGTGGCCTAGTTCGAGCAGCTTGGCGATGAGGTGCCCTCCGATGAAACCGCCGCCGCCAGCCACCAAGATCAGTTTGTCGCTCATCGTTATTCTTTCGGTTCTCGTAGGAGGGAGTTGAGGGATCGTGTCCGTGGGAAGCTCCGGGGGGCGATCCATCGTCGTCCCGTGTGTCGTCGTCCCGTATCAGTCGGTCTTGAGTTTGATGCGAGGGGCTCACTGCCCGGCCGCGAGCAGGTCCGCCGCCCCAACGCCCGGCGCCCCGTTCCCGGGTGACGGGTTGGGGGTCAATCCGTCAGGGGTCGGTTTCGCCGCCGGAACGGCGGCGGGGCGCTCCCCCGCGGTGAGGGCCTCCTTCACGCGTCGTATATTCTCTTCGATCGGCTCGAGGAAATCGAGGACCTGAGTCACCTGAGTGGGGGTCGAACGGGCCGGGTCGTCCGCCACGCCCGACACCTCGAGCTTACCGACCGATTCGCCGTCAACCATCAGCGGGTGAGCGACCCGCCAGACGCTGTCGGCGTGCGGTTTGACGGCCGCCTTGGGGGCCCGCCAGTTGGCGTAGAAGGCCTCGTGAACGGCCGGCATGTGGATCGTGAGCTGCAGCTTCGTCAGGCCGTAGTCGTCCGCCGACTCGACCAAGGAGTCCCACAGGACCTCCCACTCGTGCGAGCCCTGCAGGCGGACCGTGCCGTGGTGCGGCGTGCCGGCCGGCTTGCGAGCGACCTTGATCGAGAGGCCGTGCTGACGCATCCGGTTGCGGAGCAGCTCGAACTCGACGTGGCCGAACGTCTTGCTGCCGATCAGGAAGACGACCACGAAGGCGACCGTGCCGAGCACAACCCACTCGTTCCGCCAGAAGACGCCGAGCGCCGCGCTGAGGCAGGTGATGGCGCAGATGAGCGTGATGAAGATCGACGCCTGCCGGACGCTCCAGCCGCGGGTCAGCAGCGAGTGGTGCAGGTGGCCCCGGTCGGGGTCGAAGATGCTGCGGCCGGTCAGGCGGCGGCGGACGATGGCCGCCCCCGAGTCGAGGATCGGCACGGCCCACACGGCCAGCGGGATGATCAACGCGACCGCGAGGGGCGCCTTCTGCTGCGTGTGCAGGGCGACGGCGCCGATCACCAGGCCGATGACCATGCTGCCCGCGTCGCCCAGGTAGATCGAGGCCGGCGCGAAGTTGTAACGGAGGAAGCCCAGCAACGCCCCGGCGACGGCGAGCATCACCACCGCCTCGGGGAATTGGCCGAAGTAAGCGTTGATCGCGGCGAGCGTCAGGCAGAGCACCATGCCGATGCTCGAGGCGAGGCCGTCGATGCCGTCCAGCAGGTTGATCGCGTTGGTCGATCCGACGAGCCAAAAGACCGAGAACGGGATCGCCATCCAGCCGAGCGAGAGGTCGCCGCCGAAGAGCCCGAGCGTCTCCACCCGCAGGCCGAGGTAGACCAGCACGCCCGCGATGACGAGCTGTCCGAGCAGCTTGTAGCGGCCCCGCATGTTGGTCGCGTCGTCGAAGAGGCCAAGCACCAGCGTCGCGGTGGAGGCGAGCGCCAGGCCGACGAGGAAGCGGCCGTCCCCCTCGAAGAACGAGACCGTCAGGGCCGCGTCGGCGAACAGGAAAGCCACGGCGACGGAGACGATCGCCCCGCCGAAGACCGCCACGCCACCGCCGAGCGAGATCGCCTGCTTCTGCGTCTTGCGGCCGCCCGGTTTATCGACGAAGCCAAGTTTAATCGCCGACCGCCGCACCACGGGGGTGAGCAGGTACGCAACCAGCCACCCGACCGCCAAAGCCAGCACGTAGGTGGCGGCTCGGTATTCGGAGAAAAAGAGCGACGACAGGGTCACGGCGGCTTCCATGGGGCTTCTCTAGAGGAGTCGGGATTATGGCGGCCCCGATCCTTCGGGTCGATGATCCGGCCGCCAGAAACCCCGAGATCCGAGGCTCAGCGACACCCGATCCTGCAACCGGCAGGCCAATCGCCCGCCGGCACGGGCCGATCAGCTTCTCCCGCCGCAATCCGACACCTGAGACGCCGCTGGCACGGCAAAAGTTGCCCCCCGCGCCTGAAAAATCGTAAAGACCCACCCCTGAGGGCGGAGCCCGGGTGTGGTGAAAGGGCAACGCGTGAGGCGGCCGAGCAACCCGGCTCAGGCCGTTGGCGGCTCGCGATCGGCGAGCACCTTGGCGGGGCAACCCCCCGCGATCTTCGCCGGGGGCACGTCACGGGTGGCCGCACTGCCGGCGGCGACCAGGGCGTTCGCGCCGACCGTCACCCCGCCCAGCACCAGGGCCGAGGCGGCGACCCAAGCGCCATCCTCGATCACGATCTCACCACACTTCAGGTCGAACCCGCGGGCGCGATGGTCGTGCCCGCCCGTGCACAGGTAGGCCCGCTGCGAGATGCAGACGTGGCTGCCGATCCGCACCTCGACCAGGTTGTCGATCCAGCACTCTTGGCCGATCCAGACATGGTCCCCGACGATCAGCCGCCACGGGTACTTGATCCGGACGTTCGGCTTGAGCGTGACGTTCTGGCCGATCTGGGCGCCGAAGGCGCGGAGGATCGCCAGCTTCACCCCCCCCAGCGGGAACCAGCCCGACTCGAAGAGCGCCACGCTCAAGAAGTACCAGACGATCTGCGTCAGCCGGCCCCGCCCCGGGTAGTAGTCGCCGGGCGTGTAGGTCGACAAGTCGATCCACGCTTCGGTCGGCGGCGGGGCGTCTTCGGACAAGGGAGCGTCTCGGTGGTGGCTACTTGGGGACGGCGGCCGCTTTGGCGGCGGTCAGCAGCGGCTTCATCTTCTCCGCGTCGAGGCGTTGGTCCGCGTAGCGGATCTCGACCGGCGGGATCTCGGCCGCGGCGACCGCCGACCAGATCTTGACGACCGGCGCCTGGTGCCGGGCGTGCATCGTGACCACCACCAAATCGTCTTTCAACGAGGAGTTGACCCGTTTGACGCCCTTCAGCGAGTAGAGTTTCCGCGCGACCTTCTTGGCGCACGTAGCGCAGTGCAGGTCGGCGACCGTCACCTCGACGCGGCCCGGCGGCAGTGCCTTGGTCTTGGGCGCTTCGGCCGAGAGAGCGGGGACCGCCAGCAACAAGCCGGCTGAGAGCAGAGCGAGGCGGATCGCGTGCATCGCGACCTCCTTGTCGTGAGTCGTGGGAAGTTGGTTCGAAAGTTATTCGCGGCGGAAGAGGCCGTCGGCTTTCACAACGAGCAGGTCACCGAGCACCGTCGGTTCGCCACGCACAACGACCAGCTCGCCTTCCTTGAGGCCGAACACGTCACGGGCGTCGATCGAGGCGGCTTCGTCCGATTCGTCCGGGAAGATGACCGTCGCCACCGCCGAGAGCTTATTGGCGGCGTGAGCGGCGCAGAAGGGGCAGTTGGCCGCGTGGTCCTCGTCCTGCTCGGCGAGGTGGTCAGTGAACTCATCGGCGGTGGCGGCGTCGACCAGGAAGAAGACCGTCTTGCCGTCGCGCCACGGGAAGTTGGGCTCGAGACCCTTCTCGAACGGGTCGGGCATGCCGCCCACCCGGCCGATGAAGACGGCGCGGCCGTCGTCGCTGGCTTCGGCCTCTTCTTCGGCGGAGTCGAGTGTTGCGGAGACTTCGACCGGGCCCTCCTCGGCGGTCTGCTGCTCCCGCCAATCGAGCGGCGAGAGGGCGTCCGCCGGCTCGACCTCCAGGACGAAGCGTTCCTGCAACGCGGCGACCTTCGCCGGGTCGGGCTTCACGGGGCCCTCGGCGCAACCGGTGAGCCACAGGGGGGCCGCCAGCAGCGCCAGCACGCAGCGCGTCGGGATGGGGGTCGATCGCATCGGAGGATGGGCTTGGGGGGAGGGATGGTCGGGTCCCCATTCTATCGGCGCTGGACCCTACGGGGAGACACCGGCAGCCCCGATCGTTGCGGGAGAGAGCCGGTTTTTTTCCGCCGAGGGTCTCAAGATCGCCCCGCGAGCCGCGAAGTCCTCATTGTGAGCCGTTTTTTGACGGCCGATTTCGCCCTTTCCAGCTAAACCCGCTTCGCCTTCGTCCTTCCGCCGCGGCCCTCCAGCACGCCGCCCTCTCCGCCACCCCCCACACGCCACGGGGAACCAAAGCCATGATCAAGAAAGTAATCGTAACGACCCTGCTCGCTGGCCTGATCGGCGGGCTCACCCTGGGCACCGGCGCCGGCAGCTACGTGAAGACCGCGTGGAACCGGGCGACCAACCGCGTCGAGCGGGCCGTGCCCGTCGAGTTCCAGATCGACCGGGCCCGCCAGATGGTCCGTGACCTCGCCCCCGAGGTCCGCCGCTCGATGGAAGTGATCGCCAAGGAAGAGATCGAACTGGAACGCCTCGGCGAGCAGATCGAGGCCGCCACCGAGAAGACCGCCAAGAGCAAGCGGGAGATCCTCCGCCTGCAGTCGGACCTCTCGTCCAGCCGCGACGTCTTCCGCTACGCGGGGCACACGTACGAGCGCAACGAAGTGTGCGAGGACCTCTCCCGCCGATTCACGCGTCACAAGGTGGCCGACGAGACGCTCGATCACCTGACCAACATGCGGGACGCCCGCACCACGAACCTCGACGCGGCCCGCCAGAAGCTAACGGCGATGATCGCCGCTCAGAAGAAGCTTGAGACCGACATCATGAACCTCGAAGCGAAGCGCCAGCTGGTCGAGGTGGCCCAGGCGTCGAGCGACGTGGTCGCCCTGGACGAGAGCCAGCTCTCGCGGGCCAAGGGCCTGATCGCCGACATCCGCTCGCGGCTCGATGTCGCCTCGCGGCTCGCGAACGCCGACACCTCCTTCCCGGGTGAGATCCAGCTCGATCCGGCCCAGTCGGAAGACGTCAGTGAACAGGTCGCCGCGTACTTCTCGCTCGAGGCGGACACTTCGCTCGCCAAGGTGAAGCCGAAGGGCAAGGTGGCCGCGGTCTCGGCGACGATCACGCTCGACTGACCGGAGGGCAATCGGCCCTGAGCCGTAGGCGCTAGCCTCGGGTGAACTCAGGGCAGGGCCACTAAGCTAGACGCCCGACGCTAGCGAGTTCGGCTCACTAGCGACCAAGGCTCCCGGGGAGGGGTGAGGAACGACAACTCGTCCCTCCCCCTCCTCGCTTTTTGCTTTGCTTACCCATTCCTCTCACGCCAAGCGATCGAGCGGTAAGATGCCCCTCGCAGCCGAAGACCAGCCGACCCAGTGGTATGCTCCCCAGCGACGCCCGGCGGCCGACGGCGTGGCGTCGATCTCGCTCCGCCTGCGAGAGTCCACCCGCCCCGGTAGGCCCCCCGAGGAAGGCACCGTGCCCGGTCATTCCCCCACCGACGACCCTCGCCACGAGCAACGCATGCTTTGGGTGGACGGTGTCGGGGGCTATCTCGTCTCGCTCGCCGAGGACCTGCTCATCGGCCAGCCCGCCGCGCCGGGTGGGATCGGGCCGGGCCTAGCGATCCTGGCCGACCTGTCACGGCGCCACGCCCGCCTCTCCCGCACGGGCGGCAGCTACGTGCTGACGCCGCTGGCGGAGGCGACCGTCGACGACCGGTCGATCGACGGGCCGACCGTCCTGAACGACGGCGCCCTGATCGGTCTGGGAGACGTGCGGCTCCGCTTCTCCCGGCCCCACGCCCTGAGTGCTTCGGCCCTGCTGACGGTCGAGAGCGGCCACCGGACCACCCCCGCGGCCGACGCGGTCCTCATGATGGCCGAGAGCTGCATCCTGGGGCCCAAACCGCACAGCCACATCCGCTGCCCCCACTGGCAAGACGAGGCGATCCTGTTCCGCGGTGGCGACGAGGGGCTCGTCTGCCGTTCCGGAGCCGGTTTGCTGGTCGATGGCCAACCCATCGACGGCCCCGCGCCCGTTTCGCCCGGAAAGCGGATCGACGGCCAAGATTTCGCCCTCTGCGTCGAAGAGGTGACAGAGGCCTGAGATTCCCCGGCTAACGCCAGGCCCCAAACGGCCGCGCCGACGCCCCCTCAAGCCTCCAGCCCCACCGATTAAACTAATGTTCGCCGCCACCCTCCTCCGCAAACGCCCCGCCATGGCCTTCAAAGCGTCGCCCGCCGAGAACGACGACGCCGAAGCGGGCGATCAGCCTCCCGGCGACAAGCAGGGGAACAGCCGCCAAAAGGGCCGCGCCGCCCGCTACCAGTACGCCACCGGCGACACCCCCCTGAACGGTTACACCATCAAGCGGGGCGTCGGCCGTGGCGGCTTCGGCGAGGTCTACTTCGCCACCAGCGACGCCGGCAAGGAAGTCGCCCTCAAGCTCATCCGTCGCAACCTCGACGTCGAGCTCCGCGGCGTCCGGCAGTGCCTCAACCTGAAGCACCCGAACTTGGTCGCGTTGTACGACCTCCGCACCGACGAGGTGGAGGATCAGTGGGTCGTGATGGAGTACGTCTCGGGCGAGTCGCTCGAGGACGCGATCGATCGCCACCCCGAGGGGATGCCCCTTGAGGAGGCGCTCGACTGGCTCCGCGGCATCGCCGCCGGCGTGGGGTACCTGCACGCGAGCGGCATCGTCCATCGCGATCTGAAGCCGGGCAACATCTACCTGGAGCGCGGCGCCGGGGCGATCGCTCCGCGCGTGAAGATCGGCGATTACGGCCTGTCGAAGTTCATCTCAACGAGTCGTCGGAGCGGCCAGACCGAATCGGTCGGCACGGTCCACTACATGGCCCCCGAGATCGCCGGCGGGCGGTACGGGCGCGAGATCGACACCTACGCCCTCGGCGTGATCCTGTACGAGATGCTCACCGGCCACGTGCCGTTTGAGGGCGAGAGCGTTGGCGAGGTGCTCATGAAGCACCTCACCGCCGAGCCCGAGCTGGACCGTATCGAGGAGCCGTACCGCACGATCGTGGCGCGGGCCTTGGCGAAGGACCCCGAGCTGCGGCTCGCGAGCGTCGACGAGCTGATCGCTCTGCTACCATCCGAATCAACCGACGCCCCGGCCCCGGTGCTCGACCCCGCCGCCGCCGCCATGCCGGCGGCCCCGGCGGCTTGGTCTCCCGTGTCGCGGCCGCCGCACACCGACCACCCGCGCCCGCCGCGCGAACCGCTGTGGGAGGGCCTCGTCGGCCTGACCGACAACCTCCGCGAGAACTGGCGTGCCTGGAACGCCCCGCCGCTGGGCAAGGGACTCGTGCTCTTCGCCATCGTGGCCGGGGCGCTGGTCACCTCGCCCGCTTGGCTGAGCATCGCCGGCACGCTGGCAGTGCTCTACCTGGTGTACTACGTCATCTGGGCGGCGTTCCTGCAGAACGCCACGGGGGTGACCGACCCGCCGGCGACGCCCACCACCGTCGCACCGACCAAGCCCAAGCCGACGGCACGCCAGGTCCGCTACAACTGGCGGGCGGCCGCCGAGCGCGAGCGGGCCGAGCGATCAACACGTGAGAAGGCGACCTCGCTGACAGGCTCGATGCTCGTGGCGGCGATCTTCTCGGCGATCGCCGGCGCCG
It encodes the following:
- the gmd gene encoding GDP-mannose 4,6-dehydratase; this translates as MPENEEPKRAFITGVTGQDGSYLAELLLAKGYEVWGMIRRSSSFNTGRIDHLYQDPHEPQRRLKLVYGDLADTGSIRSALAEARPHEVYNLAAQSHVKVSFETPEYTSDITGVGVVRLLGAIHELGLDCRFYQASSSEMYGDADESPQNESTPFRPRSPYAAAKAFAHYVTRNHREAYGLFAVSGLLFNHESPRRGETFVTRKISHAAARIRSGVQDRLFLGNLDARRDWGFAGDYVEAMWRMLQADTPDDFVIATGKTCSVREFCDHCFAEIGLPLTWQGSGLDERGVDAEGRTLIEVDPRYFRPTEVDSLCGDASKAERVLGWKPTICAPELARMMVRADLESQQAS
- the fcl gene encoding GDP-L-fucose synthase; translated protein: MPSEPIPRSARVYISGHRGMVGSALVRRFEEAGFTNLLTATRQACDLRDQAAVDAWFDEHRPEHVVHAAGTVGGIQANRTRPAEFLYDNLMIHATVMRAAWRTGVERLLYLGSSCVYPPGCPQPMREEHLLSGPLEPTNEAYAIAKIAGVKACQAYRRQHGCRFIAAMPTNLYGPNDNFDPVGSHVVAGMLLKFHNAAQQDDPAVQLWGTGSPRREFLYVDDLADACLFLLENYDDEAPINVGCGEDVTIKELADLVRQTVCPEARVDYDTSMPDGPARKLLDVTRLHALGWRHRTGLAEGLRKTYEWYRSHPERPA
- the chmD gene encoding dTDP-4-oxo-6-deoxy-D-allose reductase, which codes for MSDKLILVAGGGGFIGGHLIAKLLELGHTRIRCVDIKPTSEWYQVHDGVENVVADLKLKEACVAACQDADRVYNLAADMGGMGFIENNKALCMLSVLINTHLLEAAKDAGVDRFFYASSACVYNADKQKCEDVVPLKEADAYPAMPEDGYGWEKLFSERMCRHFREDYGLTTRVARFHNVYGPYGTWDGGREKAPAAICRKVIHAKETGDHNIEVWGDGKQTRSFMYIDDCVEGILKITESDILEPINLGSDEIVTITGLTEMVAEIAGIEITRDHNLDAPKGVNGRNSDNTLIQELLGWAPGIKLRDGMEKTYNWIHAEYLAKHGATV
- a CDS encoding WecA-like glycosyltransferase; the encoded protein is MEAAVTLSSLFFSEYRAATYVLALAVGWLVAYLLTPVVRRSAIKLGFVDKPGGRKTQKQAISLGGGVAVFGGAIVSVAVAFLFADAALTVSFFEGDGRFLVGLALASTATLVLGLFDDATNMRGRYKLLGQLVIAGVLVYLGLRVETLGLFGGDLSLGWMAIPFSVFWLVGSTNAINLLDGIDGLASSIGMVLCLTLAAINAYFGQFPEAVVMLAVAGALLGFLRYNFAPASIYLGDAGSMVIGLVIGAVALHTQQKAPLAVALIIPLAVWAVPILDSGAAIVRRRLTGRSIFDPDRGHLHHSLLTRGWSVRQASIFITLICAITCLSAALGVFWRNEWVVLGTVAFVVVFLIGSKTFGHVEFELLRNRMRQHGLSIKVARKPAGTPHHGTVRLQGSHEWEVLWDSLVESADDYGLTKLQLTIHMPAVHEAFYANWRAPKAAVKPHADSVWRVAHPLMVDGESVGKLEVSGVADDPARSTPTQVTQVLDFLEPIEENIRRVKEALTAGERPAAVPAAKPTPDGLTPNPSPGNGAPGVGAADLLAAGQ
- a CDS encoding Putative acetyltransferase codes for the protein MSEDAPPPTEAWIDLSTYTPGDYYPGRGRLTQIVWYFLSVALFESGWFPLGGVKLAILRAFGAQIGQNVTLKPNVRIKYPWRLIVGDHVWIGQECWIDNLVEVRIGSHVCISQRAYLCTGGHDHRARGFDLKCGEIVIEDGAWVAASALVLGGVTVGANALVAAGSAATRDVPPAKIAGGCPAKVLADREPPTA
- a CDS encoding Heavy-metal-associated domain protein, encoding MHAIRLALLSAGLLLAVPALSAEAPKTKALPPGRVEVTVADLHCATCAKKVARKLYSLKGVKRVNSSLKDDLVVVTMHARHQAPVVKIWSAVAAAEIPPVEIRYADQRLDAEKMKPLLTAAKAAAVPK
- the prkC_8 gene encoding Serine/threonine-protein kinase PrkC, with product MFAATLLRKRPAMAFKASPAENDDAEAGDQPPGDKQGNSRQKGRAARYQYATGDTPLNGYTIKRGVGRGGFGEVYFATSDAGKEVALKLIRRNLDVELRGVRQCLNLKHPNLVALYDLRTDEVEDQWVVMEYVSGESLEDAIDRHPEGMPLEEALDWLRGIAAGVGYLHASGIVHRDLKPGNIYLERGAGAIAPRVKIGDYGLSKFISTSRRSGQTESVGTVHYMAPEIAGGRYGREIDTYALGVILYEMLTGHVPFEGESVGEVLMKHLTAEPELDRIEEPYRTIVARALAKDPELRLASVDELIALLPSESTDAPAPVLDPAAAAMPAAPAAWSPVSRPPHTDHPRPPREPLWEGLVGLTDNLRENWRAWNAPPLGKGLVLFAIVAGALVTSPAWLSIAGTLAVLYLVYYVIWAAFLQNATGVTDPPATPTTVAPTKPKPTARQVRYNWRAAAERERAERSTREKATSLTGSMLVAAIFSAIAGAVAGPLLSDSTAADASALGVWFAAVATLGSWGVLLTSALSKTFFEDHLPRRGMSLLVGMLVGAAAFSLMVALGGELPHFDGWSPDDSDVVLDGAFDLDLYRGVSHDNRVTAVPVVASLAYFGGLFGLLRWWRSADFVRRKRLGLWSVGGVVLGAWLWSLVTWYPQPLGLTLAGVIAAAVQLSSPWCPPSRRAALARAGVNGGVYDA